GTCCGCGGCTTTCCTCGGGGGAACCTGCTGTTTCGTTTTCCATGAAGGTAAGAGTGACACGAACTCCCGGTTTTTCAATACTTCGCTGTCTGCTTACTGACCGTGCGGTCGGGAACCGGTCGCGAGCCGTTCTCCTTTTCGCCAGCTCCAGGGCGCGACGAACTCCCCGGCCCACAGGCCGCGGCTGTTTTCGCGGGCCTCCTGTTCGGCGGAGACATAACGGCCCGAGTAGCGTGCGTAGGCGAGAGCGTAACCGTTTCGGACCATCCAGCCGTTTAAGTCGAGTTCATTTAGGTAGCAGACCCCGAGAAAGCGTCCGTAGCGGTCGCGCTTTGTTCCCTCGCACGTAATGGAATTGCGCCCTATTTTGTTTCTAAGAGCTGCGGTTGAAACAATGCCGCAGTCATAGCCTTTTCCAGATGCGTCTTTGCACCGCTGGTTCCTCTCCGGCGCGTCAATTCCTTCAAGCCTGATCCGTTCTCCCGAAATTTTGACCGTATCGCCGTCTGTAACGTAAGGCTTGCCGGTCAGGGTCTCGGCTTCCGCCGAC
This genomic stretch from Candidatus Dadabacteria bacterium harbors:
- a CDS encoding thermonuclease family protein, which codes for MKKIPDSKYGPRLLCQSLCLTLLLLLCPTSAEAETLTGKPYVTDGDTVKISGERIRLEGIDAPERNQRCKDASGKGYDCGIVSTAALRNKIGRNSITCEGTKRDRYGRFLGVCYLNELDLNGWMVRNGYALAYARYSGRYVSAEQEARENSRGLWAGEFVAPWSWRKGERLATGSRPHGQ